A window of Thunnus thynnus chromosome 17, fThuThy2.1, whole genome shotgun sequence contains these coding sequences:
- the baiap2l2a gene encoding BAR/IMD domain-containing adapter protein 2-like 2 — protein sequence MSGVNSDQLHRATLGIYSGLMDDFNPSLQKLVSLGNSYVQAFQALAVTSEAYFSALSKIGEQAFQTMSSRSIGDILIQICESQSRLTMEMKGVFRWFSMEVLQEMENNIRLDIDYISGSRKHYEMEVHNQAAALDRQLSRGINQDCSEYVRFLRESHGEAMKEEERRYRFLAEKHCGLVQSITHLMNKTGGSLQQRADAWTQDVDATRRPEARRPTTLDNTMGMREEIGKSREEQPLGFIPSRPPSPYGGMSRSGDSAGGGGGVGGGRSMRALVAHQPSGSKPTLLPFARGEMITVPVQQPKNGWLFGRSDSSSRQGWFPASYVEAVEDFPKSTSSSTSTLRSSSSMSNLFNQAGNSSQNGAPPPPPPPPPYMSSNKHSEMQPVTPTLDRRAESHSENKRSQPHGSQPELFPRGTNPFATVKLKPTLTNDRSGPRLHR from the exons ATGTCGGGGGTGAACAGTGATCAGCTGCATCGCGCGACCTTGGGGATTTACTCA GGCTTGATGGATGACTTCAACCCAAGCCTACAGAAACTGGTTTCACTGGGAAACAGCTACGTCCAAGCTTTCCAGg ctcttGCAGTAACAAGCGAGGCCTACTTCAGTGCACTTTCAAAGATTGGCGAGCAGGCTTTCCAAACCATGTCCTCACGCTCCATAG GAGATATTCTGATTCAGATATGTGAGAGCCAAAGCAGACTCACCATGGAGATGAAGGGAGTA TTCCGCTGGTTCAGCATGGAGGTTCTTCAGGAGATGGAAAATAACATTAGACTGGACATAGACTACATATCA GGCAGTAGAAAGCACTATGAGATGGAAGTCCACAATCAGGCAGCAGCTCTGGATAGACAGCTAAGCAGAGGAATTAACCAG GATTGTAGTGAGTATGTGCGGTTCCTCAGGGAGAGCCATGGTGAGGCtatgaaagaggaggagaggcgaTATCGCTTCCTGGCTGAGAAACACTGTGGCCTGGTACAGTCCATCACCCACCTCATGAATAAG ACAGGGGGTTCTCTCCAGCAGAGAGCGGATGCCTGGACACAGGATGTGGACGCCACCAGAAGACCTGAGGCCAGACGGCCCACCACACTTGACAACACT atggggatgaGGGAGGAGATCGGGAAGAGCAGAGAAGAGCAGCCCCTAGGTTTCATACCATCAAGAC CCCCATCTCCCTATGGAGGCATGTCTCGCTCTGGAGATTCAgctggaggtggtggtggtgttggtggaggAAGATCCATGAGGGCCCTGGTGGCCCACCAGCCTAGTGGCTCCAAACCCACCCTGCTGCCCTTCGCCAGGGGAGAGATGATCACTGTGCCAGTCCAACAGCCCAAGAACGGCTGGCTGTTTGGACGTTCTGACAGCAGTTCACG TCAGGGATGGTTCCCAGCTTCCTACGTGGAAGCAGTGGAGGATTTTCCAAAGTCAACTAGCTCCAG taCTTCCACTCTccgaagcagcagcagcatgagcaACCTGTTCAACCAAGCAGGAAACAGCAGCCAGAACGGAGCCCCGCCCCCTCCGCCTCCACCTCCGCCATATATGTCTTCAAATAAACACTCTGAGATGCAACCAGTCACTCCCACCCTTGACAGAAGGGCAGAGTCGCATTCAGAAAACAAG AGATCACAACCTCATGGATCACAACCAGAACTCTTCCCGAG GGGTACCAACCCATTTGCTACAGTTAAGCTGAAGCCCACGTTGACCAATGACAGATCTGGCCCGCGTTTACATCGCTGA
- the cbx6b gene encoding chromobox protein homolog 6 produces MVAFIGAVICIIAAVHTGASKAAAAQQQPATDNHSLYPDAAVQTPAAGGSVARPGSLGALHGSETPASEAPTFNIGLGGLDGVTGLTGHDPKVSRLICTPIPAGECNPKNFQQQADDPSLYAGEDWGFLRTTAEELRQTVLQQKDQILTDQRTIRELTGKLSECEKGLDGQSSIADRRGSAAGLWGSKGAAEETHLERIMVRDSPLSTSDSVHLLTVRAVDELEQAITQLKDRIEKLESDIGPFPHNQTDGSTSGAPEEGGISGGPEKLADPGHRAGAERPWRMEDLEGELERKVELLEKERKALRLETEKHRQEIDQGINKLHHRISVLEGGSSGHSFPEGYRLSFPTRTNYMYAVLKHPIPKLRAFTICLWLRPAEGGIGTPLSYAVPEQPNELVLLQGLHTPTELLINDKVAQLPLNLSRGSWQHICVSWSQKGGAWQAYQGGKLRGEGQALAAGHHIRPGGVLILGQEQDSVGGGFDSSQALVGELSQVGLWDRVLSSSQVASLARCGRVTQGSVAPWTEGGVEVYGGATKDPGEPCSKHSRSSQ; encoded by the exons ATGGTGGCCTTCATCGGAGCGGTAATCTGCATCATCGCGGCCGTCCATACCGGAGCCTCCAAGGCTGCCGCGGCTCAACAGCAACCAGCAACCGACAACCACTCGCTGTATCCGGACGCCGCGGTGCAGACCCCCGCTGCCGGGGGCTCGGTAGCCCGGCCCGGATCTTTGGGCGCTCTCCATGGTTCTGAAACGCCCGCATCGGAGGCGCCGACCTTTAACATCGGGCTCGGCGGGCTGGACGGGGTCACCGGACTCACCGGACATGACCCAAAGGTCAGTCGACTCATCTGCACGCCGATCCCCGCCGGGGAATGCAACCCGAAAAACTTTCAGCAACAAGCGGACGACCCGTCGCTATACGCGGGCGAAGATTGGGGTTTTCTCCGCACCACCGCGGAGGAGCTCCGGCAGACCGTTCTGCAGCAGAAGGACCAAATATTAACAGACCAGCGGACCATCAGAGAGCTAACGGGGAAACTATCAGAGTGCGAGAAGGGGCTGGACGGCCAAAGCAGCATCGCAGATAGACGTGGGAGCGCTGCGGGGCTGTGGGGGAGCAAAGGTGCGGCAGAGGAGACGCACCTGGAGCGGATCATGGTGCGGGACAGCCCGTTGTCGACATCTGACAGTGTCCACTTGCTCACCGTTAGGGCTGTGGATGAACTGGAGCAGGCTATCACTCAGCTCAAAGACCGTATAGAGAAACTGGAG tCAGACATTGGCCCATTTCCTCACAACCAGACGGATGGCAGTACCTCAGGAGCACCAGAGGAAGGCGGGATATCTGGCGGCCCAGAAAAGTTGGCCGATCCTGGGCACAGAGCTGGTGCCGAGAGGCCCTGGAGGATGGAAGACTTGGAGGGGGAGCTTGAGCGGAAGGTGGAGCTgcttgagaaagagagaaaagcccTGAGGctagaaacagagaaacacagacaggaaatcGACCAGGGCATCAATAAACTACACCACCGAATCTCAGTACTGGAGGGAGGTAG CTCAGGGCATTCTTTCCCAGAGGGCTACAGACTGTCCTTCCCAACTCGGACAAACTACATGTATGCTGTTTTGAAACACCCCATCCCAAAACTGCGGGCCTTCACCATCTGCTTGTGGCTACGGCCCGCAGAAGGAGGCATCGGTACACCCCTGTCTTATGCAGTTCCTGAACAACCAAATGAACTGGTGCTGCTACAAGGCCTGCATACCCCCACTGAGCTGCTCATCAATGACAAG GTGGCGCAGTTGCCTCTGAACCTCTCCAGGGGCAGCTGGCAGCACATCTGTGTGAGCTGGAGCCAGAAAGGAGGAGCCTGGCAGGCTTACCAGGGGGGAAAGCTGAGGGGCGAGGGCCAGGCACTGGCAGCTGGACATCACATCAGACCTGGAGGAGTGCTCATACTGGGGCAGGAGCAG GATTCCGTGGGTGGAGGTTTCGACTCATCCCAAGCCCTGGTAGGAGAGTTGTCCCAGGTGGGTCTTTGGGACCGGGTGCTGTCCTCTAGCCAGGTGGCCAGCTTGGCTCGCTGTGGCAGAGTAACCCAGGGCAGTGTGGCCCCCTGGACTGAGGGTGGAGTCGAGGTTTACGGTGGAGCCACCAAGGACCCTGGGGAGCCTTGTAGTAAACACAGCCGGAGCTCTCAGTGA